One Verrucomicrobiaceae bacterium genomic window carries:
- a CDS encoding acyl-CoA desaturase, with translation MLWTALGLFLVRKFGITGGYHRYFSHRSYKTSRWFQFVLAFLGGMSAQKGALWWAAHHRHHHQHSDQPEDIHSVKQQGFYWAHVGWILAPDYEDYDEKRVKDLTKFPELVFLNKYHFIPPLALILVCFGLGGLPAFLWCFCLSTVVLYHTTFFINSLCHMLGTRRYETGESSKNSLILAILTLGEGWHNNHHYYQYCARQGFRWWEIDITYYVLRVLGWLHIVYDIKEPSAEVVAGHYGSRGGGAAA, from the coding sequence ATGCTGTGGACAGCACTGGGACTCTTTCTCGTGAGGAAGTTCGGCATCACTGGTGGATACCATCGTTACTTCTCGCACCGTTCCTACAAGACGAGCCGTTGGTTCCAGTTCGTGTTGGCCTTCCTCGGCGGTATGTCAGCGCAAAAGGGAGCACTTTGGTGGGCGGCACATCATCGCCATCATCACCAGCACTCCGATCAGCCAGAGGACATTCATAGCGTGAAACAACAGGGCTTTTACTGGGCACATGTGGGCTGGATTCTCGCCCCTGACTACGAGGACTATGATGAGAAGCGAGTGAAGGACCTCACGAAGTTCCCCGAACTCGTCTTTTTGAACAAATATCACTTCATCCCACCGCTGGCGCTGATCTTGGTGTGCTTCGGGCTGGGTGGGCTACCTGCCTTCCTCTGGTGCTTCTGTCTCAGCACCGTGGTACTTTATCACACCACATTCTTCATCAATAGCCTCTGCCACATGCTCGGTACACGGCGCTACGAGACGGGCGAATCGAGCAAAAACTCCCTTATCCTCGCCATCCTGACGCTGGGAGAGGGCTGGCATAACAATCATCACTACTACCAGTACTGTGCCCGTCAGGGCTTCCGCTGGTGGGAGATCGACATCACTTACTACGTCCTGCGGGTGCTCGGGTGGCTGCACATTGTGTATGACATCAAAGAACCCAGCGCAGAAGTCGTGGCGGGGCATTACGGCAGCCGTGGGGGCGGTGCCGCAGCCTGA
- the aroE gene encoding shikimate dehydrogenase, translated as MGEFLTFDDLMGDAVAMQRLIPPARLAVIGDPIAHSRSPQMHNPALRARGVEAQYIRVQVPQGRVGEAFRRFAALGFLGVNVTIPHKFEALDVVDVVDPLAQRLGAVNTLAIRDGVLHGYNSDGPGFLRSVREAFGVEVRDLRVLILGAGGGAGRAVAVQSALVGCGKILLANRTQEKALALMQEIREISPTTQVGVVAMDGAELGQQLAQCDLIVNATSLGMKESDERLLPAEALESRHCVYDMVYRAGGETPLLADARRVGAKAADGLSLLLHQGAISFEHWFGGEAPLEAMRAGLRSADSSR; from the coding sequence ATGGGCGAGTTTTTGACATTCGATGATCTGATGGGCGACGCAGTGGCGATGCAACGGCTGATTCCGCCAGCGCGGCTGGCGGTGATCGGTGATCCGATCGCGCATTCACGCAGTCCGCAGATGCATAATCCGGCGCTGCGGGCTCGCGGTGTGGAGGCGCAGTATATCCGTGTGCAGGTGCCGCAGGGCAGGGTAGGGGAGGCTTTTCGGCGTTTCGCGGCGCTGGGCTTCCTGGGAGTGAATGTGACAATTCCGCATAAATTCGAGGCGCTGGATGTGGTGGATGTGGTCGATCCGCTGGCGCAGCGGCTCGGTGCGGTCAATACGCTGGCGATCCGAGATGGGGTGCTGCATGGCTACAATAGTGACGGCCCCGGCTTCCTGCGCAGCGTGCGAGAGGCCTTTGGAGTCGAGGTGCGGGATCTGCGTGTGCTGATCCTGGGTGCTGGTGGCGGCGCGGGCCGTGCGGTGGCTGTACAGAGTGCGCTGGTGGGCTGCGGGAAGATTCTTTTGGCCAATCGGACTCAGGAAAAAGCACTGGCTCTGATGCAGGAGATCCGAGAGATCAGCCCTACGACGCAAGTAGGCGTGGTGGCCATGGATGGAGCGGAATTGGGGCAACAGCTGGCGCAATGTGATCTGATCGTGAATGCGACATCACTGGGGATGAAGGAGAGCGATGAGCGGTTGTTGCCAGCCGAGGCACTAGAGAGCAGGCACTGCGTCTATGACATGGTTTATCGTGCGGGGGGAGAGACGCCGTTGCTGGCTGATGCACGGCGTGTGGGGGCAAAGGCAGCAGATGGGCTCTCCCTACTGCTGCACCAGGGGGCGATCTCCTTCGAGCACTGGTTCGGCGGTGAGGCACCGCTAGAAGCGATGCGTGCAGGCTTGCGTAGTGCTGATTCATCGCGATAG